The Sulfitobacter sp. SK011 genome contains the following window.
TTACAATTTCAACGCGAAAATCACATATCTGATCTAAGAAGCCTTCGAGGCATTCCTCAATGAACAATGAATGATTGAATGTAATCGAACAAATGGAAAGGGTTACTGCTTCACTATCTGTAAACTCTTTGTCGCGCAGGGCGAGTGTCATCAGCGGCCCTTTTTCTGAAAGATCAATCAAGAAGAGATGAGGCCACGTCTAGCCGTGAGCCTTTTCGAACGAATACCGCTTCGATCAGCCAGAGGACACCTCTTCCAGGCGTTCTGTTCAAGTCAGTAACGTCAAAAAGCCGGAAGCCCAGTTCGTCCATCTTCTGAAAGACTGAGATCGCGGTATTGGGATATTCTGTGCACGCAACCGTTGCCTCTATCAGAACGACTTGAGCATGGGAGAGTGTTTCAGGCGCGCCGTCAACGACCTTCAGATCCAGACCCTCTGCATCAATTTTTACGACATCAGGCATCCCGAATTCGGAGGCGGCCATAGCAGTATCGAGCTTACATATCTTGACCTCACCTTGCGTTAAACCCTGTGCTTTCGCTTCAGGTGCGGAGTAGATAAAGCTGGAACTGTCGTCGCGTTCGTGGAATGTGAAAGGTGCCGTACCGTCGAAATCCCCGACCCCATCGTAGTAGATCTCAACATGCTCATTTTGAGCAAGATCGGTGTGTTTTTCTGCAAGTTTTTTCTGTGGCTCAAACATACTAAACTTGGCGGATGGAAATGCGACCATTGCCGCACGTGTCCAATTGCCGTGATTACCACCCACATCAACAATGTGAACAGGTG
Protein-coding sequences here:
- a CDS encoding FkbM family methyltransferase, whose protein sequence is MAFLFKRRKPKSLISGASPTVHLFSTLKSLGFSPVHIVDVGGNHGNWTRAAMVAFPSAKFSMFEPQKKLAEKHTDLAQNEHVEIYYDGVGDFDGTAPFTFHERDDSSSFIYSAPEAKAQGLTQGEVKICKLDTAMAASEFGMPDVVKIDAEGLDLKVVDGAPETLSHAQVVLIEATVACTEYPNTAISVFQKMDELGFRLFDVTDLNRTPGRGVLWLIEAVFVRKGSRLDVASSLLD